Part of the Candidatus Methylacidiphilales bacterium genome, GGAAGTGACGACGAAGGGAGCGGGTCGGTGCCGCCGCAACCCTCAGGGCTGGAGCCAGAAAGCTGCCCCGCTTCGTTGCTCGTCGGTTAAAGGTATATTTCATACCTTCGCTCTCCTCGCGCCTCGCCGGACAGCTTTCTGCCCTCCAGCGCGGGCATGTCCTATTTTTGAGATGACTTCTAGTGTTCCGGAAGGAGAAAATGGGGGAGTGAAGCCATTCCTTGATGACGATTTCCTTCTCCACTCCGCCACCGCCCGGCGCTTGTACCACGAACACGCCGCTCGCCAGCCGATTTATGACTACCATTGTCATTTGTCGCCTGCTGAAATCGCCGGCAACCGCCGTTTCCGCAACCTGACCGATGCCTGGCTGGCGGGCGACCATTACAAATGGCGGGCCATGCGTTCGAACGGGGTGCCGGAGCGTTTCTGCACCGGGGATGCCCCGGATTACGAAAAGTTTCTCGCCTTCGCCCGCACGGTGCCCCGCGCCCTGCGCAATCCGCTTTATCATTGGACCCACTTGGAGTTGCGCCGTTACTTCGGCATTGAAACCCTGCTCAATGAGGAAACCGCACCGCGTATCTGGGACGAGGCCAATGAAAAGCTGTCTTCACCGGAGTTTTCTGTCAGAGGAATACTGGATCGCTTCCGGGTGGCAGTGGTTTGTACAACTGACGATCCAGCGGATACCTTGGAGCATCACGCGGCATTGCGTGATCCTGCGGCCGGGCTTTCCACCCGGGTTTATCCCACTTTCCGTCCGGACAAGGCCCTGGCCGTGGATCGTCCGGAGGTCTTCCGTCCTTGGGTGGATAAGCTGGAAAATGTCGCGGGACGTTCCTGCGCTGATCCGGCACTTTTGATCCGGGTCCTGCAGGAACGGCATGCCTTTTTCCACGGCATGGGGGGGCGCCTGTCTGATCATGGATTGGAGCGTTGTCCGGTTGGTGCTTGCTCCGATGAGGAAGCGATGGCCATCCTCGGGCGGGCGTTGTCAGGCCGGGCTGCCGGGGCGGCTGAGACGGCCGCGTTCACAGGATGGATGATGATCCAATTTGGACGTTGGGATGCCGCCCGGGGTTGGACCAAGCAGATGCACCTCGGCGCCCTGCGCAACAACAACCAGCGCCTCTTCCGCGCACTTGGGCCGGATATCGGATGCGATTCAATCGGGGATAGCCCGCAAGCTACTGCCTTGTCCTGGTATCTCAATGCCCTCGATGAAACGGGGGAGCTTCCCCGCACTGTGCTCTACAACCTGAATCCGGCCGACAACTACGTCTTTGCCACCATGATCGGCAATTTCCAGGACGGCACCATCCCGGGCAAAATCCAATTCGGCAGCGGGTGGTGGTTCCTGGACCAGAAGGAGGGGATGGAGTGGCAGCTCAACGCCCT contains:
- the uxaC gene encoding glucuronate isomerase, with amino-acid sequence MKPFLDDDFLLHSATARRLYHEHAARQPIYDYHCHLSPAEIAGNRRFRNLTDAWLAGDHYKWRAMRSNGVPERFCTGDAPDYEKFLAFARTVPRALRNPLYHWTHLELRRYFGIETLLNEETAPRIWDEANEKLSSPEFSVRGILDRFRVAVVCTTDDPADTLEHHAALRDPAAGLSTRVYPTFRPDKALAVDRPEVFRPWVDKLENVAGRSCADPALLIRVLQERHAFFHGMGGRLSDHGLERCPVGACSDEEAMAILGRALSGRAAGAAETAAFTGWMMIQFGRWDAARGWTKQMHLGALRNNNQRLFRALGPDIGCDSIGDSPQATALSWYLNALDETGELPRTVLYNLNPADNYVFATMIGNFQDGTIPGKIQFGSGWWFLDQKEGMEWQLNALSSLGLLGRFVGMLTDSRSFLSFARHEYFRRILCDLVGREVERGELPDDRELLAGLVEGVCFGNAADFFNLELDPKFRA